The following are encoded in a window of Vespula pensylvanica isolate Volc-1 chromosome 2, ASM1446617v1, whole genome shotgun sequence genomic DNA:
- the LOC122637822 gene encoding uncharacterized protein LOC122637822, whose translation MELTTARLLLYLMLTMVAMCRGQDVAQDWMQCTASSCKCKWVSGKKTAECMRQNLTQVPQNLSSEIQSLDLTGNRIPHLIEDIFKLNNLVNLHKLVLRECGIETVHPKSFRALKIIIEIDLSANNIRTLHPGTFVETLRLRVLLLNQNKLRALEDGLFFNLTFLQKVEVSDNRLERIEEKTFRNLPGLQSLTLDGNNLSVLKLHSFENLPKLNSLELQNNPWNCNCRLKRFRDWTIERKLYTKPNTCQQPANLAGKMWDEVSSDDFACRPEIFAIGPVGKLEIGQGDAKLWCRATGIPRPQLVWVHRSKVLNNQSRRHNGERGYIIESSNDWLNLTIPDVGPSDKGDYVCLAKNPGGSVEKNVTLSIVGDPISGRDSTISLPLAIGLGIAALLLLFVTVTLCACYCRRRRDHHDEKGLEAVSLEHHGLGEQEKSLITTINTSSVKTARRYEAPSVTSHGTEMTELNRTLLDNDSVFADGVVGSGVIGNVVGGGLDEEREEGPRTTEFDNGGAGGTLSRVGSGTYRQYPPDLLAFSGGRGASPTSQASTAPDNTRLPSQQHQQHQPQQQQQQQQHQQRQHSTSSPTSLGYNSPPGQYPATFKTLPHNRSVTPYGLAGSAVAPVMPRHGYVTIPRRPRAPSWSSGPPTSPTDALEPVYDNLGLRTTADGSSVLSLNKSPETGSSVRGRQIPGTPTSHYATMQRSTPNILAGSSNALGTLDRSAPEGAPEAISDWSIKLADETLDISSRSLGLQQQGNNTLGRKIPPRPPPKPKKKSTNGPLYEDEDEDGTEV comes from the exons ATGGAGCTGACAACGGCGAGGTTGTTACTCTACTTGATGCTGACAATGGTGGCCATGTGCCGAGGACAAGATGTCGCGCAAGACTGGATGCAATGCACTGCGTCGTCGTGTAAATGCAAATGGGTGTCCGGTAAGAAAACGGCTGAGTGCATGAGGCAGAATCTAACGCAAGTACCGCAAAACTTGTCGTCGGAGATCCAGAGTCTAGATCTTACTGGGAATCGGATACCCCACTTGATCGAAGACATCTTCAAACTGAACAATCTCGTGAATCTTCACAAATTGGTACTGCGCGAGTGTGGCATCGAGACGGTGCATCCAAAGTCGTTCAGAGCACTGAAGATCATAATCGAGATCGATCTCTCAGCTAACAACATTAGAACGCTCCATCCAGGTACTTTTGTTGAGACCCTACGACTCAGAGTGCTGCTCTTGAATCAGAACAAACTGAGGGCCCTGGAGGATGGTTTGTTCTTCAACTTGACCTTCTTGCAAAAGGTTGAGGTATCCGATAATAGATTGGAAAGAATCGAGGAAAAGACATTTCGCAATTTACCTGGTCTCCAGTCCCTCACTTTAGACGGCAATAATCTGAGCGTACTCAAGCTTCACAGTTTCGAGAATCTACCGAAGTTGAACAGTCTCGAGCTTCAGAATAATCCTTGGAACTGTAACTGCCGACTCAAGAGATTTCGCGACTGGACGATAGAGCGGAAATTGTACACGAAGCCTAATACTTGCCAACAACCAGCCAATCTTGCTGGGAAGATGTGGGACGAGGTCAGCAGCGACGACTTTGCTTGTCGTCCGGAAATCTTTGCGATAGGACCAGTGGGAAAACTTGAGATCGGCCAAGGAGATGCGAAACTCTGGTGCAGAGCCACGGGCATTCCTCGACCTCAG CTCGTCTGGGTGCATCGGTCGAAAGTACTGAACAATCAAAGCAGACGACATAATGGAGAACGCGGCTATATTATCGAATCTAGCAACGATTGGTTGAATTTAACTATCCCTGATGTTGGTCCATCCGACAAAGGTGATTACGTTTGCCTTGCGAAGAATCCAGGTGGTAGCGTAGAGAAGAACGTAACTCTGAGCATCGTGGGCGATCCCATCAGTGGCAGGGACAGTACGATTAGCCTACCTTTGGCTATAGGACTGGGTATTGCTGCCCTTCTACTTCTCTTCGTCACGGTGACGCTCTGTGCTTGTTACTGTCGGCGTCGTCGAGATCACCATGACGAGAAAGGCTTGGAAGCAGTGTCCCTGGAACATCATGGTCTTGGAGAACAAGAGAAGTCTCTAATCACGACCATAAACACCAGCTCGGTTAAAACAGCCAGGCGATACGAGGCACCCTCCGTGACGTCGCACGGCACCGAAATGACGGAGCTGAATCGAACCCTTCTCGACAACGACTCGGTCTTCG CTGACGGTGTGGTCGGTAGCGGCGTGATCGGCAACGTGGTCGGCGGAGGATTGgacgaggaaagagaggagggtCCGAGGACGACAGAATTCGATAACGGGGGTGCCGGTGGAACTTTGAGCCGTGTCGGAAGTGGTACTTATCGACAGTATCCACCAGACCTGTTGGCCTTCTCCGGTGGTCGTGGCGCCTCGCCGACCAGTCAGGCTTCTACAGCGCCAGACAACACTCGTCTTCCTAGTCAGCAACATCAGCAACATCAGccgcaacaacagcaacaacaacagcagcatcaACAACGACAGCATTCGACCTCGAGTCCGACGTCTTTGGGCTATAACTCGCCACCTGGACAATATCCTGCGACTTTCAAGACTCTCCCTCATAATCGAAGCGTCACACCGTATGGTCTCGCGGGATCCGCAGTAGCACCAGTGATGCCTCGTCACGGATACGTCACCATTCCAAGGAGACCTCGAGCTCCCAGCTGGAGCAGTGGTCCACCGACTTCGCCCACGGATGCATTAGAACCCGTCTATGATAATTTAGGCCTACGCACCACAGCAGACGGAAGCTCTGTGCTTTCCCTAAATAAAAGTCCGGAAACCGGATCTTCGGTCAGAGGAAGGCAAATTCCTGGTACACCGACCTCCCACTATGCGACCATGCAACGAAGCACTCCCAACATATTAGCCGGTAGTTCGAACGCACTCGGTACCCTCGATAGATCGGCACCCGAGGGTGCTCCCGAGGCCATCTCTGATTGGTCCATTAAATTGGCCGATGAGACTCTCGATATCAGCTCCAGATCCCTCGGATTGCAACAACAAGGTAACAACACGTTAGGTAGGAAGATTCCACCTAGGCCACCTCCCAAACCCAAAAAGAAATCGACCAACGGACCTCTCTACGAAGACGAGGATGAGGACGGCACGGAAGTATGA